A genomic stretch from Schaalia odontolytica includes:
- the eno gene encoding phosphopyruvate hydratase, with protein sequence MAVIEGIGAREILDSRGNPTVEVEVVLEDGTAARASVPSGASTGAFEAVERRDGDKGRYLGKGVQDAVDAVVDQIAPELIGEEADDQRYIDQAMLDLDGTPNKGKLGANAILGVSLAVAKAAAKYADLPLYKYLGGPNAHVLPVPMMNILNGGSHADSNVDIQEFMIAPIGAPSFREALRWGAEVYHTLKGVVKERGLSTGLGDEGGFAPNLDSNAEALDLIVSAIEKAGLKPGEDVALALDVASSEFFKDGLYQFEGEGRSTDYMVEYYEKLISNYPLVSIEDPLSEDEWDAWKALTSEIGGRVQLVGDDLFVTNPARLKKGIELGAANALLVKVNQIGSLTETLDAVEEAHRNGYRSMTSHRSGETEDTTIADLAVATNSGQIKTGAPARSERVAKYNQLLRIEEQLGEAAVYAGRSAFPRFK encoded by the coding sequence GTGGCAGTTATTGAAGGCATTGGTGCACGCGAGATCCTCGACTCGCGCGGTAACCCGACCGTTGAGGTCGAGGTCGTCCTCGAGGACGGCACCGCTGCGCGCGCGTCCGTTCCCTCCGGCGCGTCCACCGGCGCGTTCGAGGCCGTCGAGCGTCGCGATGGCGACAAGGGTCGCTACCTCGGCAAGGGCGTCCAGGACGCCGTTGACGCCGTCGTCGATCAGATCGCCCCCGAGCTCATCGGCGAGGAAGCTGACGACCAGCGCTACATCGACCAGGCCATGCTCGACCTGGACGGCACCCCCAACAAGGGCAAGCTCGGCGCGAACGCCATCCTCGGCGTCTCCCTCGCCGTCGCCAAGGCTGCCGCGAAGTACGCGGACCTGCCCCTCTACAAGTACCTGGGCGGCCCCAACGCCCACGTCCTGCCCGTCCCCATGATGAACATCCTCAACGGTGGCTCCCACGCGGACTCCAACGTTGACATCCAGGAGTTCATGATCGCCCCCATCGGTGCGCCCTCCTTCCGTGAGGCTCTGCGCTGGGGCGCCGAGGTCTACCACACGCTCAAGGGCGTCGTGAAGGAGCGCGGCCTGTCCACCGGTCTGGGCGACGAGGGTGGCTTCGCCCCCAACCTGGACTCCAACGCCGAGGCCCTCGACCTGATCGTCTCCGCCATCGAGAAGGCCGGCCTGAAGCCGGGCGAGGACGTCGCCCTTGCCCTGGACGTCGCCTCCTCCGAGTTCTTCAAGGACGGCCTGTACCAGTTCGAGGGCGAAGGCCGCTCGACTGACTACATGGTCGAGTACTACGAGAAACTCATCTCGAACTACCCGCTGGTCTCCATCGAGGATCCGCTCTCCGAGGACGAGTGGGATGCATGGAAGGCCCTGACCTCCGAGATCGGCGGCCGCGTGCAGCTGGTCGGCGACGATCTGTTCGTCACCAACCCCGCCCGTCTGAAGAAGGGCATCGAGCTGGGTGCCGCGAACGCGCTGCTCGTGAAGGTGAACCAGATCGGTTCGCTCACCGAGACCCTCGACGCCGTCGAGGAAGCGCACCGCAACGGCTACCGTTCGATGACCTCGCACCGCTCCGGCGAGACCGAGGACACCACGATCGCCGACCTGGCCGTCGCCACCAACTCCGGCCAGATCAAGACCGGTGCTCCCGCTCGCTCCGAGCGCGTCGCCAAGTACAACCAGCTGCTGCGTATCGAGGAGCAGCTGGGCGAGGCCGCCGTTTACGCCGGCCGCTCTGCCTTCCCTCGCTTCAAGTGA
- a CDS encoding FtsB family cell division protein: MPSRRPSSRPSPRRRSSSSDAPRTTREINAEKSRQRRAAAQAAKSSKGDKASAATRKKARKQKTREGSGRSSFPSEKRREKKASTRPVREGRSVLSIGGLDVSARLVVVLTVAAILSVMLVPSLYQWWQQEHELAQIKAQVAEQQQKNADMQRQLDLWNDPDYISTQARERLGYVRPGETQYTVVDPGPQYQDSAMAAAAPSTGPARPWVQQLAILVGKADQPPNATPIPSADVSQSGQATTTGQESGE, from the coding sequence ATGCCTAGTCGTCGTCCGTCCTCCCGCCCTTCCCCACGTCGCCGCTCATCGTCCTCGGATGCACCGCGTACGACGCGTGAGATCAACGCGGAGAAGTCGCGCCAGCGCAGGGCCGCAGCGCAGGCAGCGAAATCCTCGAAGGGGGACAAGGCCTCGGCGGCAACGCGCAAGAAGGCCCGGAAACAAAAGACGCGGGAGGGATCGGGTCGCAGTTCATTCCCTTCGGAGAAGCGAAGAGAGAAGAAGGCTTCGACGCGGCCCGTAAGGGAGGGACGTTCCGTCCTGTCGATCGGTGGCCTTGACGTGTCGGCCCGCCTCGTCGTCGTCCTCACTGTCGCGGCCATCCTGTCCGTCATGCTGGTGCCCAGCCTCTATCAGTGGTGGCAGCAGGAGCACGAACTTGCGCAGATCAAGGCCCAGGTGGCCGAACAGCAGCAGAAGAACGCCGACATGCAGCGACAGCTGGACCTGTGGAACGACCCCGACTACATCTCCACGCAGGCGCGTGAGCGCCTCGGTTACGTTCGCCCCGGTGAGACTCAATACACGGTCGTGGATCCGGGGCCGCAATACCAGGACTCTGCCATGGCTGCGGCCGCACCTTCGACCGGACCGGCACGCCCCTGGGTACAGCAGCTCGCTATCCTAGTGGGGAAGGCGGATCAACCGCCGAACGCGACGCCCATCCCGTCAGCTGACGTCAGCCAGTCGGGTCAGGCGACTACCACCGGCCAAGAAAGTGGAGAATGA
- a CDS encoding DUF501 domain-containing protein, translating to MSLVNTTDATEEDLDVLRSQLGRVPRGVIGIAARCVCGRPTVVATAPRLPDGTPFPTTYYLTHPAAVKGASTLEAEHVMETLNEELAQNEELRAAYARAHQAYIDARLSLGDVPEISGVSAGGMPTRVKCLHALVGHSLAAGPGVNPIGDRALAMLAERGLFSVERCSC from the coding sequence ATGAGCCTCGTTAACACCACCGACGCAACCGAAGAGGACCTTGATGTTCTGCGTTCCCAGCTGGGGCGCGTGCCCCGAGGAGTCATCGGTATTGCCGCGCGCTGCGTGTGCGGTCGGCCCACTGTCGTTGCCACTGCGCCTCGTCTGCCCGACGGCACGCCGTTCCCCACTACTTACTACCTGACGCACCCTGCCGCGGTGAAGGGCGCCTCGACCCTTGAGGCCGAGCACGTCATGGAGACCCTGAACGAGGAGCTCGCTCAGAATGAGGAGTTGCGCGCCGCCTACGCGCGCGCGCACCAGGCCTACATCGATGCGCGCCTGAGCCTGGGCGACGTCCCCGAGATCTCCGGCGTCAGTGCGGGCGGCATGCCCACGCGCGTCAAGTGCCTGCACGCTCTCGTTGGCCACTCTCTGGCCGCGGGGCCCGGCGTCAATCCGATTGGGGATCGTGCGCTCGCGATGCTTGCCGAGCGCGGCCTGTTCTCCGTCGAGCGCTGCTCCTGTTGA
- a CDS encoding Ppx/GppA phosphatase family protein, which yields MTRVAAIDCGTNSIRLLVADGHIDENGRPQLADLTRQMRIVRLGQGVDARGYLDPAAIERTVEATVEYQRMIEALGASCTRFVATSATRDASNSADFVRQIEAVIGVEPEVVVGTEEASLSFNGALSGLGESVSAPMLVVDIGGGSTELVLGATRVEQAISIDMGAVRVTEKFFSHVDPAGGVPSEDQERAIAWIDEQLDRAEKSVDLARVRSLVGVAGTVTTLTAQALGLATYQPERIHGARLSAAQFDEAVRFMVDQPTSVKASLGFMPEGREDVIAAGALIWSRIVKRVLARAQAASHPIDQVVTSEHDILDGIAQAMIRQELETNASLP from the coding sequence ATGACCCGCGTAGCTGCCATTGACTGTGGAACCAATTCGATCCGACTGCTCGTCGCCGACGGGCACATTGACGAGAACGGACGCCCTCAACTCGCCGACCTGACCCGTCAGATGCGCATCGTGCGCCTGGGACAAGGCGTGGATGCGCGCGGCTATCTGGATCCCGCGGCGATCGAGCGTACGGTCGAGGCCACCGTCGAGTATCAGCGCATGATCGAGGCGCTGGGCGCGAGCTGCACCCGTTTCGTCGCGACCTCGGCGACGCGCGACGCCTCCAACAGCGCGGACTTTGTACGCCAAATTGAGGCTGTTATCGGCGTCGAACCGGAAGTGGTCGTTGGCACTGAGGAAGCGTCGCTGTCGTTCAATGGAGCGCTCAGCGGCCTGGGCGAGTCGGTGAGCGCACCCATGCTGGTTGTCGACATTGGCGGCGGTTCGACCGAGCTCGTTCTGGGTGCGACGCGTGTCGAGCAGGCGATCTCGATCGACATGGGAGCCGTGCGCGTCACCGAGAAGTTCTTTTCCCACGTGGATCCGGCCGGTGGTGTGCCCTCCGAGGACCAGGAGCGGGCGATCGCGTGGATCGATGAGCAGCTCGATCGCGCCGAAAAGTCCGTTGACCTAGCGCGCGTACGCTCCCTCGTCGGCGTCGCGGGTACGGTGACGACCCTCACCGCGCAGGCTCTCGGACTGGCTACATACCAGCCCGAGAGGATTCACGGAGCCCGACTGAGCGCCGCCCAGTTCGACGAGGCCGTGCGCTTTATGGTCGATCAGCCGACGTCCGTGAAGGCCTCCCTGGGATTCATGCCCGAGGGACGCGAGGACGTCATCGCCGCCGGCGCGCTCATCTGGAGCCGGATCGTGAAGCGAGTGCTCGCGCGTGCGCAGGCCGCCAGCCATCCGATCGATCAGGTCGTCACCTCCGAGCACGACATCCTCGATGGCATCGCCCAGGCGATGATCCGTCAGGAGCTTGAGACGAACGCTAGCCTCCCGTAG
- a CDS encoding Bax inhibitor-1/YccA family protein has translation MANPVMNSIVKDWSKQQTTPAGYPAMPGYQPASQQAQNPYGGSTNPYAQGGVDPSAQYGYPQGSPDYAAQNTYAAPQGAPVYGVPQGQQGGYDDPMASYEAMMNAPAADAVDRGAMTYDDVVVKSIMCFGLLLVGATAGWMTGLVAIGAAMMVALAACAVTLGLALFIQFSKKVRPGAIVAYSLIEGFVLGALSCAFEAMFPGIVLSAVLATLVVIGVTLVAFTMGFVRNSNTLTRVAGIGSFAFFIYYGASIFLSASGLVNMTAVRNISVFGIPLGVIIGVLAVFIGVLCLVRDFDAVKVGVANGVPQRYAWLCTFAIMTDVIWIYLEILKILSYFMRRD, from the coding sequence ATGGCCAACCCGGTGATGAATTCGATCGTCAAAGACTGGTCGAAACAGCAGACGACTCCCGCCGGATACCCTGCGATGCCCGGCTACCAGCCAGCCTCGCAGCAGGCACAGAATCCCTACGGCGGCTCGACGAATCCCTACGCTCAGGGCGGTGTCGATCCCTCGGCGCAGTACGGCTACCCACAGGGCAGCCCCGACTACGCCGCGCAGAACACCTACGCTGCGCCTCAGGGCGCGCCCGTCTATGGCGTCCCGCAGGGGCAACAGGGCGGATACGACGACCCGATGGCGTCCTACGAGGCGATGATGAACGCCCCCGCCGCCGACGCGGTGGACCGCGGCGCGATGACCTATGACGACGTCGTGGTGAAGTCCATCATGTGCTTCGGCCTGCTTCTCGTGGGTGCGACCGCCGGATGGATGACCGGCCTGGTGGCGATTGGCGCGGCGATGATGGTTGCGCTCGCAGCCTGCGCTGTCACTCTCGGACTCGCCCTGTTCATCCAGTTCTCGAAGAAGGTGCGCCCCGGCGCTATCGTCGCCTACTCGCTCATCGAAGGTTTCGTTCTCGGGGCCCTGTCCTGCGCCTTTGAAGCGATGTTCCCGGGCATCGTGCTCAGTGCTGTTCTGGCGACCCTCGTCGTCATCGGCGTGACCCTGGTTGCCTTCACGATGGGTTTCGTGCGCAACTCGAACACGCTCACCCGTGTCGCGGGCATCGGCTCGTTCGCGTTCTTCATCTACTACGGGGCCAGCATCTTCCTGTCGGCCTCCGGCCTCGTGAACATGACTGCGGTGCGTAACATCTCCGTTTTCGGTATTCCGCTCGGCGTCATCATCGGGGTTCTCGCGGTCTTCATCGGCGTGCTGTGCCTCGTGCGTGACTTCGACGCCGTCAAGGTGGGCGTCGCCAACGGCGTGCCGCAGCGCTACGCGTGGCTGTGCACCTTCGCCATCATGACCGATGTCATCTGGATCTACCTCGAGATCCTCAAGATCCTGTCCTACTTCATGCGCCGCGACTGA
- a CDS encoding FKBP-type peptidyl-prolyl cis-trans isomerase, whose protein sequence is MENISVSGEFGRKPVLSFEGTPSDELVVEVLHAGDGQEVEAGDTITCHYYGAVFGSDNDFDNSFDRGGALSFQIGVGMVIPGWDEGLVGKHVGDRVLLSIPADLGYGERGVPQAGIPGGATLVFVTDILGVN, encoded by the coding sequence ATGGAAAACATCTCTGTCTCCGGCGAATTTGGTCGCAAGCCCGTCCTCTCCTTCGAGGGGACGCCGTCCGACGAGCTCGTCGTCGAGGTCCTCCACGCGGGAGACGGCCAGGAGGTTGAGGCTGGCGACACCATTACCTGCCACTACTACGGCGCGGTCTTCGGCTCCGATAACGATTTCGATAACTCGTTTGATCGCGGCGGCGCCCTGTCCTTCCAGATCGGCGTCGGCATGGTCATCCCCGGATGGGACGAGGGCCTCGTGGGCAAGCACGTGGGCGACCGCGTCCTGCTTTCCATTCCCGCCGATCTTGGCTACGGTGAGCGGGGAGTCCCGCAGGCGGGTATCCCCGGCGGCGCGACCCTCGTGTTTGTTACCGACATCCTCGGCGTGAACTGA
- the msrA gene encoding peptide-methionine (S)-S-oxide reductase MsrA, producing the protein MRNIFNLAHTDIHATTHAVLGSNMRDEAGAGQEVIYLAAGCFWGVEKALWNMPGVVTTATGYMGGHTPDPTYRQVCAHSTGHAEAVRVVFDTALTSAANLIRLFFEIHDPTQVGGQGNDIGDQYRSQIWTTTPAQLREATALRDAYQEVLSERGFGPIQTVISSAPEADSPAHFWYAEDYHQQYLFKNPGGYECHARTGVACPALPQE; encoded by the coding sequence ATGAGAAACATTTTCAATCTCGCGCACACGGACATTCACGCCACGACTCACGCGGTCCTCGGTTCAAACATGAGGGACGAGGCCGGGGCAGGCCAGGAGGTCATCTACCTTGCGGCTGGCTGCTTCTGGGGCGTCGAGAAGGCCCTGTGGAACATGCCCGGCGTCGTGACCACGGCGACGGGCTACATGGGAGGACACACCCCAGACCCCACCTATCGCCAGGTGTGCGCACACTCGACCGGCCACGCCGAGGCCGTTCGCGTCGTCTTCGACACCGCGCTGACGAGCGCTGCCAACCTGATTCGTCTCTTCTTTGAGATCCACGATCCCACGCAGGTGGGAGGCCAGGGCAACGACATCGGCGACCAGTACCGATCGCAGATCTGGACCACCACGCCCGCGCAGCTGCGCGAGGCGACCGCCCTGCGCGATGCCTATCAGGAGGTGCTCTCCGAACGCGGCTTCGGCCCGATCCAGACCGTTATCTCCTCCGCTCCCGAGGCCGACTCCCCCGCGCATTTCTGGTACGCGGAAGACTATCACCAGCAGTATCTGTTCAAGAATCCAGGCGGCTACGAGTGCCACGCGCGCACGGGTGTTGCCTGCCCTGCTCTCCCTCAGGAGTAA